The genomic segment CGGTCGGCGCATGGCAGAGCCAGGCAATGAAGCGACTCTTCTCTACCTCCAGCTCGCTCTCGAGCCATAGACCCTCCTCGAGGTCGGGAATCGGATAGCCCATTACATCAGCTGAGTCGGCTGACGCATCACACCCATCACCATGCCCAGCACCTTGATGTCGTCGTTTTTGAGAAAGATCGGCGCCATGCTTTCGTTGGCCGGCTGTAGGCGCACCCCGGCTTTCTCGATATACAGCTTCTTCAGGGTGACCTCCTGATCATTGATCATGACCACCGCCGTTTCGCCGTTCTCGGCGCTCTCCTGGCGTTCGATGATGATCACGTCGCCGTCGAAGATATTGCACTCGATCATCGAGTCGCCGCACACACGCAGCGCGTAGGTATTGCGCCGCACCATGCTCGACGGCACATAGACGCTGGCGGTGTCGGTACACGCCTCGATGGGCATGCCCGCCGAGACCTTGCCGAGCAGCGGCACCTCGACCAGCTCGCCAAGCTGGTGGTCATCGAGCGCCTCCCAGGCGTCTGCCATGGGCAGATTAGGGCGCCGTTGCAGGTAGTGCGGGGCGGTGTGAAGCATGCTCTTTCTCCCTCCGGGGCGGGGTGCTAATACCTGTTATTTTTTACAGCACTTCTGCATCATAGCAAGGGCGGCGGGAGTCGCAAGTCCTGACGATCCGGCGGCCACGCTTGATTGAGATCAAGGCAAGTCCCGATGCGACCGGCTGACGCAGGCCCGGCGCTAGCCGCATCAGGCCATTCCGTGTAGAGTGCCGAGCCAATAATCGATGCTGGGAGACCGCGGTGCAGAGTGCGCTGAAAGGGGCCTTGAGCTTCCGTCTGCAAGCCCGCCAGCTGACCTGTGAGCGCGATGACCGCGTGCTCTTTCATGGCCTGGATCTCGAGGTGGGACCGGGGCAGATCGTGCGCATCGAGGGGCCCAACGGCAGCGGCAAGACCACGCTGCTCAAAATCCTCTCGGGGCAGCTCAGCGACTATCAGGGTGAGCTGTACTGGGACGAGGCGCCGATGCACGCCGCGCGGGATGCCTTTCTCGCCAATCTGCTCTACCTGGGACACGCCCCGGGCATCAAGGGCGCGCTCACGGCGCTGGAGAACCTCAGCTGGCACCAGGCGATGGCCGGTGAGGCGGGCGAGCATCAGGCGCGCATGGCGGCGCTGGCCGAGATCGGCCTGGCGGGCTTCGAAGACGTGCCCTGCGCCCAGCTCTCGGCGGGCCAGCAGCGGCGCGTGGCGTTGGCCCGGTTGAGCCTGATACCGCGCCTGCTGTGGGTGCTCGACGAGCCCTTCACGGCCATCGACAAGGACGGCGTGGCAGCGCTGGAGAGGCGCTTGCTCTCCCACGCTGCCCGCGGGGGGAGCGTGATACTCACCACCCACCATGACCTGGCACCGCTCGGCGATATTCGCCGCGTGCGTCTTGGCGAAGGAGGCCGTGTCAATGCAGCACGCTGAGCGCCTGGCGGTGACGGAACCCCGCGGCGGCCTGGGGGTCGCACTAGCGGCGACGCTGCGCCGGGATCTGACGCTGTTGATGCGGCGCCGCAGTGAGGTGATGAACCCGCTGGTGTTCTTCGCCCTGGTGATCACGCTGTTCCCGCTGGGTATCTCGCCGGACGCTGCGCTGCTCGCCACCGTGGCCCCGGGACTGCTGTGGGTGGCGGCGCTGTTGGCGACGCTGCTGTCGCTCGATTCGCTGTTTCGCGCCGACTTCGAGGATGGCTGTCTCGAGCAGATGCTGCTGGCACCCCAGCCGCTGGCGCTGATGGTGATGGCCAAGGTCGCGGTACACTGGCTATTGACCGGCCTGCCGCTGGCGCTGATGGCGCCGCTGCTGGGCATCACCCTGGCGCTGCCGGCGGGCAGCTACGGCATCCTGATGCTGTCGCTGGCACTCGGCACGGCCAGCCTGAGCCTGATCGGCGCCATCGGTGCGGCGCTGACGGTGGGCCTGGCGCGCGGCGGCGTGCTGCTGTCGTTGCTGGTGCTGCCGCTCTACGTGCCGGTGCTGATCTTCGGTACCGGGGCGGTGCAGGCGGCGCTACTGGGCGATGCGCTGGCCGCCCATCTGGCGATTCTCGGCGCGCTGCTAGCCGGCGCGCTGATGCTGGCGCCCTGGGCGATTGCCGCGTCGCTGCGAATCAGTATCAACGGTTGAGAGGTTGAGAGGCATGTGGGCCTTTATTAACAAGTTGCGTTCCCCGCGGTGGTTCTACGCCATCAGCGCCAGGCTGCAGCCCGTCTTCTGGGTCGCCGCGACGCTGCTGCTGGTCGTGGGTACCGTGTGGGGTCTGGCCTTTGCCCCGGCCGACTACCAGCAGGGCAACAGCTTCCGGATCATCTATGTACACGTGCCGGCGGCATTCCTGGCCCAGTCGATCTTCGTCAGCATGGCGGTGGCGGCGGTGGTGTTCATGGTATGGAAGATCAAGATCGCCGACATGGCCGCTGCGGTGATGGCGCCGCTGGGCGCGGCGATGACCTTTATCGCGCTGTTCTCCGGTGCAGTGTGGGGCGTGCCGACCTGGGGCACCTGGTGGATGTGGGACGCCCGCCTCACCTCGATGCTGATCCTGCTGTTCCTGTATTTCGGCGTGATCGCTCTGCGCGGCGCCTTCGCCAGCCGCGACAGCGGCTCGCGGGCCGCCTCGGTGCTGGCCATGGTGGGGGTGATCAATATCCCGATCATCAAGTACTCGGTAGACTGGTGGCATACCCTGCACCAGCCGGCGACCTTCACCGTGACCGGTCGCGTGGCCATGCCGATGGAAATGTGGGCGCCGCTGCTGATCATGGTGCTAGGTTTCTACTGTTTCTTCATCGCCCTGACGCTGATGCGCACGCGTAACGAGATCCTGCGTCGTGAGTCGCGCAAGCGCTGGGTACGTGACCTGGCCGGAGGAGGGGACTGATGGCGTTTGCCTCACTTCAGGACTTCTTTGCCATGGGCGGCCACGCCCCCTATGTGTGGTCGGCCTGGGCGGTGACCGCGCTGCTGCTACTGGGATCGGTAGTTTACGCGCGCGCCGAGCGCCGCCAATTGATCCGTGATCTGCAACGACGTGAACGCAGGGAGCGCCGTGTCGGAAGCGAACCAGCGAGGAACCTAGCCGATGACACCTAAACGCAAACAGAAGCTCTTCATCATCCTGGGGCTGATGTCCCTGGCGGCCATTGCCATCGGCCTGACGCTGTTCGCCCTGCGCAGCAACATCAACCTGTTCTTCAGTCCGGTACAGATCGCCGCCGGCGATGCTCCCTATGAACGCACCATTCGCGCCGGCGGCATGGTGCGCGAGGGATCGGTATCGCGCAACGCCGACAGCCTCGACGTCGAGTTCACCGTGACCGACTATGTCGACGATGTGCGGGTGCATTTCAACGGCATCCTGCCCGACCTGTTCCGTGAAGGGCAGGGCGTGGTGGTGGTCGGTGAGCTGCAGCCAGACGGCTGGATCCGCGCCAATGAGGTGCTGGCGCGTCACGACGAAAACTACATGCCGCCTGAGGTCGCTCAGGCGCTGGAAGAGGCAGGCTATTCGCCCGCCGATTTCCAGGCCAAGGCCGCCGAAGTCGGCAAACGACTCGAAGCCCAGGGCGAATACGCTGACGACAACGGCGCCAGCCAGTACTGATCCGGAGCCGCCATGCTGATCAAGATGATTCCCGAAATCGGCCACTTTGCGCTGGTGATCGCGCTGCTCCTGGCGATCGTCCAGGGCACGCTGCCGCTGGTCGGTGCCACGACGCGACGCCCGCTGTGGATGGCCTTCGCGCGGCCCATGGCCGCCGGCCAGTTCCTGTTCGTGGCGATTGCCTACGCCTGTCTCACCACCAGCTACATGCTCGACGACTTCAGCGTGGCCAATGTCGCCAACAACTCCAACTCGATGCTGCCCTGGTACTTCAAGTTCAGTGCCGTGTGGGGCAACCACGAGGGCTCGGTGCTGCTGTGGAGCCTGATGCTGGCCGGCTGGGGCTATGCCGCCAGCCGCTTCTCCCGCGACCTGCCCGAAGACATGGTGGCGCGGGTGCTGGGGGTGATGGGCCTGGTCTGCGTGGGCTTCCTGCTGTTCATCCTGGCCACCTCCAATCCCTTCGAGCGGCTGCTGCCCAACATTCCCTCCGACGGCGCGGACCTCAACCCGCTGCTGCAGGACTTCGGCCTGATCATTCACCCGCCGATGCTCTACATGGGCTACGTGGGCTTCTCGGTGGTCTTCGCCTTCGCCATCGCCGCGCTGCTCGGCGGGCGCCTGGACGCCGCCTGGACCCGCTGGGCGCGGCCCTGGACCAACCTGGCCTGGGCCTTCCTCACCGTGGGCATTGCGCTGGGCAGCTGGTGGGCCTACTACGAGCTGGGCTGGGGCGGCTGGTGGTTCTGGGATCCGGTGGAGAACGCCTCGCTGCTGCCGTGGTTGACCGGCACCGCGCTGATGCACTCGCTGGCAGTGACCGAAAAGCGCGGCTCGTTCAAGAGCTGGACGGTGCTGCTGGCGATCACCACCTTCTCGCTGTCGCTGCTGGGTACCTTCCTGGTGCGCTCCGGGGTGCTGACCTCGGTGCACGCCTTCGCCAACGACCCGTCGCGCGGCTTCTTCATTCTGATGCTGCTGACCATCACCGTGGGGCTGTCGCTGCTGATCTTCGCCCTGCGCGCACCGCGGGTCAGCCACACCGTGGGCTTCAACTGGGTATCGCGTGACGCCCTGCTGTTGATCAACAACATCCTGCTGGTGATCATTACCGTCACCGTGCTGCTGGGCACCGTCTACCCGCTGCTGCTCGATGCCCTGGGCTTCGGCAAGATCAGCGTTGGCCCGCCCTACTTCAACGCCCTGTTCGTGCCGCTGACGGTGCTGATGTGCGTGTTCATGGGCCTTGGCCCGGGGGCGCGCTGGAAGAGCATGTCGGCCCGCGATCTTGGCCGGCGCGTCGCACTCTCCGGGGTGGCGGCGCTGGTGCTGGGCGCCACGCTGCCGCTGATCTTCGCCGACCAGTGGAACCTGTGGGTGGCGATCGGCCTGATCACCGCGCTATGGATCGTGCTGCCGATGTTCCGCGATCTCTTTGATAAGACGCGCCACGCCAGCTCCTTCGGCGCCGGGCTCAAGAAGCTCTCGCTGGCCTACTGGGGCATGCAGCTCGGCCACCTGGGGGTGGCGGTGACCATCGTCGGCGTGGCGGTGGTCTCGCACTACAACGTCGAGCGCAGCGTGCGCATGGGGCCGGGTGACACCGTCCAGGTGGCCGGCTACGAGTTCACCATGACCAATCTGCAGGCGCGCCGTGGCCCCAACTTCCTGGCCGATACCGCCACCATCGAGGTCAGTCGCCTCGGCAGCGAGCGCAGCTTCGAGATGCGTCCCGAGAAGCGCCTCTACATCGCCCGCGGCATGCCGATGACCCAGGTCGCGCTGCGCCCGGGCTTCTTCCGCGACCTCTACGTGGCGATGGGCGAGGAGCTCGACGGCGATGACTGGGCGATGCGCGTTCAGTACAAGCCGTTCGTGCGCTGGCTGTGGCTCGGTGCGCTGCTGATGGGCGCCGGCGGTATCCTGGCCATCGCCGACCGCCGCTATCGCCGTCGGCGCACTGCCGAGGCGCCCCGCGAGGCTGGCACGACAGCCCAGGAGGCGCACGCATGAGCCGGCGACTGATCCTGCTGCTACCGCTGCTGATCTTCCTGGTACTCGGGATATTCCTGTATCGCGGCCTGTCGCTCGACCCGTTCCATCGCGACTCGGCGCTGCTGGCCCGCGAGTTCCCGGCCTTCGACAAGGTCACCCTCGAGGACCCCGAGCGGCGCGTCGATCCGTCGCTGTTCAACGGCGAAGTGACCCTGGTCAATGTGTGGGGCGAGTGGTGCCCGGCCTGCAAGCAGGAGATGCCGCAGCTGCTCGACCTCGCCGACCGCGGTGTACGGCTGGTGGGTGTCAACTACCGCGATACCCGCGACAAGGGGCTCGGCTTCCTCGAGGAGTTCGGTAATCCCTTCGAGGTGAATATCTTCGATCCCGACGGTACGCTGGGCTTCGATCTGGGCGTCTACGGCGCCCCGGAGACCTTTCTGGTCGACCGCGACGGGGTGATTCGCTATCACCACACCGGTTACATCGACCCCAGCGACGTCCGCGACCACATCCTGCCGGAGGTGGAAAAATGGCAGTGATCCGACAGGCCACACTGGCCTTGCTAATGACCCTGATCGCCGGCCTGAGCTGGGCGGGCGGCATCGAGGTGCGCGAGTTCGACGACCCGGTCATGGAACAGCGCTACAACAGCCTGACCGCATCGCTGCGCTGCCCGCTGTGCGAGAACCAGGCCATCGACGACTCCGATGCACCGATCTCCGGTGACATGCGCGAGCAGGTCTACCTGATGCTGCAAGACGGCCGAGCGGACATCGAGATCCTCGACCACATGACCACGCGCTTCGGCGACTACGTGCTCTACAACCCGCGCCTCGAGGGCCGCACCCTGCTGCTGTGGGGGCTGCCCGGCACCCTGGTGGTGCTTGGCGGGGTGCTGGTGGTGGTGATCGTGCGGCGTCGACGCGACGCCTCGGCGCAAGCCCTGTCCGCCGAGGAGCGTGCGCGCCTCGATGAACTGATCAACCGCGAGAGGACACCATGACGTTACTCTGGGCCGCCTTTGCCCTGCTGCTGCTGCCTGCCGCTTGGCTGTTGATCGCCCCGCTGCGCGGCGCCCGCCGGCTGCACGACGCCCAACACGAGTTCGAGACCAATGACCGCACCGCCGAGCAGAACGTGGCGATTTATCGGCGCCGCCTGGCGTCGCTGGAAGCGGCGCTGGAGCGCGGTGACATCGACCAGGCGCGCTTCGAGGAGGATCGCCTCGACCTCGAGCGCAGCCTGCTCGAGGACACCGAGAACCTCCAGCGTGCGCCGCTCAAGGCCCCTGCCGACGGGCGTATCGTGGTGCCGGTGCTGCTGGTGCTGGTGGCGGTGGCCAGCGTGGTGTGGTACCTGAACGAGGGCGCCGAGGGCGACCTGGCGCTGTACGCCGCCCAGCAGGAGGTGCGTGAGAACCCCCAGGGCTCCCGCGAGATGATGATCGAGCGCCTCGAACAGGAGGCCGCGCGCCAGCCGGGCAACGTCAACGTCTGGTATTCGCTGTTTCCGCTCTACCGCGACGCCAACCGCCCGGCCGAAGCGCTGGATGCCCTGGAGCGGCTGATCGAGATGGAGGGGCGTGAGCCCTCGCTGCTGGCGCAGAAAGCGCAGCTGCAGTTCTTCGTTGCCCAGCGCCAGATGAACGATGATATCCGCGCGCTGGTCGACGAGACCCTCGAGCTCGACCCGCGTCAGCCCACCGTGCTCGGCATGCTGGGCATCAACGCCTTCGACGAGGGCCGCTACGAGGACGCCATCGACCACTGGCGGCGCGCCATCGCCGGCTACGACGATCCGGGTTCTGCCGCCGCGCTGCGCGAGGGCATCGCCGCTGCCCAGGAGCGCCTGGGGCTGTCCGCCGATGAGATCGAGGCGGATGCCGTGGAAGGCCCCGGGGTGCGCGTCGAGGTCAGCCTCGATGACGCCCTGCGCGACCAGGTGGATGACGACGCCACGGTGTTCGTGGTCGCCCACGACCCCGACGGCGAAGGCCCTCCGCTGGCGGTGTCGCAGCTGCTGGTCGGCGAACTGCCGACCACGGTGACCCTGAGCGATGCCAACGCCATGAGCGACCAGGGGCGTATCTCCCAGGCCAGCCAGGTACGGCTGATGGTGCGCGTGTCGCCCAGCGGCCAGGCCACGCCGCAGGCCGGCGACCTGTTCGGCGACCACGACGCCGTGCCGGTGGCAACCTCCGACGGCGAGTCGGTGCCGGTGGTTATCGATCGCGTCTTCGAGTAGCGGAGGCCGACTGCCGCCATGCGCCTCACCTCGATCAAGCTGGTCGGCTTCAAATCCTTCGTCGACCCGGTGACGGTGCCCTTCGATGGCAACATGACCGCCATCGTCGGGCCCAACGGCTGCGGCAAGTCCAACGTTATCGACGCGGTGCGCTGGGTAATGGGCGAGTCCTCGGCCAAGACCCTGCGCGGCGAGTCGATGACCGACGTCATCTTCAACGGCTCCACCGGCCGCAAGCCGGTGGGCCAGGCCTCCATCGAACTGCTGTTCGACAACCGCGACGGCAGCATGGGCGGCATGTACGCCCAGTACGCCGAGATCGCCGTCAAGCGGGTGGTGACCCGCGACGCCCAGTCGAGCTATTTCTTCAACGGCCAGAAGTGCCGACGCCGCGATATCGCCGACCTGTTCATGGGCACCGGCCTGGGGCCACGCTCCTACGCCATCATCGGGCAGGGCATGATCTCGCGGCTGATCGAGGCGCGCCCCGACGACCTGCGCGCCACCCTCGAAGAAGCCGCGGGGATCTCCAAGTACAAGGAGCGGCGCCGCGAGACCGAAAACCGCATGCGCCGCACCCAGGAGAACCTAGAGCGCCTCGAGGACATCCGCGATGAGCTCGACAAGCAGCTCGAGCGCCTCAAGCGCCAGGCCGAGGCGGCCAAGCGCTACCAGACCCTCAAGCAGCAGGAGCACCGCCTCAAGGGCGAGCTGGCGCTGCTGCGCGCGCGTGCTCTGCGCGCCGAGCAGGGCGAGCAGGAATCGCGGGTGCGCGACCTGGAGACCGCCGTGGAGCGCGAACTGCTCGGCGCCCGGCAGTGCGAGTCGCGGCTCGAGGCGGCGCGGCTCGAGCACGATGGCCTCAGC from the Halomonas sp. 1513 genome contains:
- a CDS encoding repressor LexA, which encodes MLHTAPHYLQRRPNLPMADAWEALDDHQLGELVEVPLLGKVSAGMPIEACTDTASVYVPSSMVRRNTYALRVCGDSMIECNIFDGDVIIIERQESAENGETAVVMINDQEVTLKKLYIEKAGVRLQPANESMAPIFLKNDDIKVLGMVMGVMRQPTQLM
- a CDS encoding heme ABC transporter ATP-binding protein CcmA (ATP-binding protein; required for proper cytochrome c maturation), whose protein sequence is MSFRLQARQLTCERDDRVLFHGLDLEVGPGQIVRIEGPNGSGKTTLLKILSGQLSDYQGELYWDEAPMHAARDAFLANLLYLGHAPGIKGALTALENLSWHQAMAGEAGEHQARMAALAEIGLAGFEDVPCAQLSAGQQRRVALARLSLIPRLLWVLDEPFTAIDKDGVAALERRLLSHAARGGSVILTTHHDLAPLGDIRRVRLGEGGRVNAAR
- a CDS encoding heme exporter protein CcmB codes for the protein MQHAERLAVTEPRGGLGVALAATLRRDLTLLMRRRSEVMNPLVFFALVITLFPLGISPDAALLATVAPGLLWVAALLATLLSLDSLFRADFEDGCLEQMLLAPQPLALMVMAKVAVHWLLTGLPLALMAPLLGITLALPAGSYGILMLSLALGTASLSLIGAIGAALTVGLARGGVLLSLLVLPLYVPVLIFGTGAVQAALLGDALAAHLAILGALLAGALMLAPWAIAASLRISING
- a CDS encoding heme ABC transporter permease, coding for MWAFINKLRSPRWFYAISARLQPVFWVAATLLLVVGTVWGLAFAPADYQQGNSFRIIYVHVPAAFLAQSIFVSMAVAAVVFMVWKIKIADMAAAVMAPLGAAMTFIALFSGAVWGVPTWGTWWMWDARLTSMLILLFLYFGVIALRGAFASRDSGSRAASVLAMVGVINIPIIKYSVDWWHTLHQPATFTVTGRVAMPMEMWAPLLIMVLGFYCFFIALTLMRTRNEILRRESRKRWVRDLAGGGD
- a CDS encoding heme exporter protein CcmD codes for the protein MAFASLQDFFAMGGHAPYVWSAWAVTALLLLGSVVYARAERRQLIRDLQRRERRERRVGSEPARNLADDT
- a CDS encoding cytochrome c biogenesis protein CcmE encodes the protein MTPKRKQKLFIILGLMSLAAIAIGLTLFALRSNINLFFSPVQIAAGDAPYERTIRAGGMVREGSVSRNADSLDVEFTVTDYVDDVRVHFNGILPDLFREGQGVVVVGELQPDGWIRANEVLARHDENYMPPEVAQALEEAGYSPADFQAKAAEVGKRLEAQGEYADDNGASQY
- a CDS encoding c-type cytochrome biogenesis protein CcmF (cytochrome c-type biogenesis protein; required for the transfer of heme to apocytochrome c), yielding MLIKMIPEIGHFALVIALLLAIVQGTLPLVGATTRRPLWMAFARPMAAGQFLFVAIAYACLTTSYMLDDFSVANVANNSNSMLPWYFKFSAVWGNHEGSVLLWSLMLAGWGYAASRFSRDLPEDMVARVLGVMGLVCVGFLLFILATSNPFERLLPNIPSDGADLNPLLQDFGLIIHPPMLYMGYVGFSVVFAFAIAALLGGRLDAAWTRWARPWTNLAWAFLTVGIALGSWWAYYELGWGGWWFWDPVENASLLPWLTGTALMHSLAVTEKRGSFKSWTVLLAITTFSLSLLGTFLVRSGVLTSVHAFANDPSRGFFILMLLTITVGLSLLIFALRAPRVSHTVGFNWVSRDALLLINNILLVIITVTVLLGTVYPLLLDALGFGKISVGPPYFNALFVPLTVLMCVFMGLGPGARWKSMSARDLGRRVALSGVAALVLGATLPLIFADQWNLWVAIGLITALWIVLPMFRDLFDKTRHASSFGAGLKKLSLAYWGMQLGHLGVAVTIVGVAVVSHYNVERSVRMGPGDTVQVAGYEFTMTNLQARRGPNFLADTATIEVSRLGSERSFEMRPEKRLYIARGMPMTQVALRPGFFRDLYVAMGEELDGDDWAMRVQYKPFVRWLWLGALLMGAGGILAIADRRYRRRRTAEAPREAGTTAQEAHA
- a CDS encoding thiol:disulfide interchange protein, translating into MSRRLILLLPLLIFLVLGIFLYRGLSLDPFHRDSALLAREFPAFDKVTLEDPERRVDPSLFNGEVTLVNVWGEWCPACKQEMPQLLDLADRGVRLVGVNYRDTRDKGLGFLEEFGNPFEVNIFDPDGTLGFDLGVYGAPETFLVDRDGVIRYHHTGYIDPSDVRDHILPEVEKWQ
- a CDS encoding cytochrome c-type biogenesis protein CcmH; translated protein: MAVIRQATLALLMTLIAGLSWAGGIEVREFDDPVMEQRYNSLTASLRCPLCENQAIDDSDAPISGDMREQVYLMLQDGRADIEILDHMTTRFGDYVLYNPRLEGRTLLLWGLPGTLVVLGGVLVVVIVRRRRDASAQALSAEERARLDELINRERTP
- a CDS encoding c-type cytochrome biogenesis protein CcmI, producing the protein MTLLWAAFALLLLPAAWLLIAPLRGARRLHDAQHEFETNDRTAEQNVAIYRRRLASLEAALERGDIDQARFEEDRLDLERSLLEDTENLQRAPLKAPADGRIVVPVLLVLVAVASVVWYLNEGAEGDLALYAAQQEVRENPQGSREMMIERLEQEAARQPGNVNVWYSLFPLYRDANRPAEALDALERLIEMEGREPSLLAQKAQLQFFVAQRQMNDDIRALVDETLELDPRQPTVLGMLGINAFDEGRYEDAIDHWRRAIAGYDDPGSAAALREGIAAAQERLGLSADEIEADAVEGPGVRVEVSLDDALRDQVDDDATVFVVAHDPDGEGPPLAVSQLLVGELPTTVTLSDANAMSDQGRISQASQVRLMVRVSPSGQATPQAGDLFGDHDAVPVATSDGESVPVVIDRVFE